DNA from Bradyrhizobium diazoefficiens USDA 110:
AGGACATCACCGAGCGCCGGCGCATCGAGGAGCGCATCACCCACCTCGCCCATTATGACGCGCTGACCGACCTGCCCAACCGCGCCATGTTCCACGAGCATCTGCGCCAGGAGCTGGCCGCCATCACCGACGGCGAAGCGATCGCGGTGCATTACATCGACATCGACGAGTTCAAGGGCGTCAACGACGCGCTCGGCCACCTCGTCGGCGACGAGCTCCTGAAATCGGTCGCAACGAGCCTCAGCCGCTGCGCGGGCCCGGCGGATTTCGTGGCGCGGCTTGGCGGCGACGAATTTGCCATCGTGCAGGGCGCGGTGACGTCGCCGGACCAGGTCAACGATCTCGTCGCCCGGGTCTTCCAGGCCATCCGCGCTCCCTTCGACTGCATGGGCCATCATCTCACCACCGACGCCAGCATCGGCATCGCGCTGGCGCCGGGACACGGCACGGTGCTGGATCAAATCCTGAAGAACGCGGACCTGGCGATGTACGCCGCCAAATCCGCCGGACGCCGCACCTATCGCTTCTTCGAGCCGGAGATGGACGCCAAGGTCCGCGAGCGGCGGCAGCTCGAGATCGACCTGCGCCACGCCATCGCCCAAGGGGGGCTCGAAGGCGGCCTCGAGGTCTATTACCAGCCCTGCCTCGGCCTGAAGGACGACCGCATCACCGGCTGCGAGGCACTGGTGCGCTGGCGCCATCCCGAGCGCGGCATGGTCTCGCCGGCCGAGTTCATCCCGATCGCGGAGGATACCGGCCTGATCAACGAGATCGGCGAATGGGTGCTGGCCACCGCCTGCCGCGACGCCGCAAGCTGGCCCGACGATATCCGCCTCGCCGTCAACGTCTCGCCGGTGCAGTTCAAGAGCGGCACGCTGGCGCTGAAGATCATGGCGGCGCTCGCCGCCTCCAATTTTCCGGCCAGCCGGCTCGAGCTCGAGATCACCGAGGCGGTGCTGATCCGCGACGACGACACCGCGCTGGCGATCCTGCACCAGCTCCGCGCCATCGGCGTGCGCATCGCGCTCGACGATTTCGGCACCGGCTACTCCTCGCTGAGCTACCTGCACCGCTTCCCGTTCGACAAGATCAAGATCGACCGCTGCTTCGTCAACGACATCGCCGGTCCCGACGGCTCCGCCAGCATCGTCCAGGCCGTCGTCAATCTGGCGGCCGCCCGCCGCATGACCACCACCGCCGAGGGCGTCGAGACCGAGGAGCAGCAGCGCCTGCTCCGCACGCTCGGCTGCTCCGAAATGCAGGGGTATCTGTTCAGCGCCGCAAAGCCGGCGGACAAGGTGCTGGAGCTGTTCGCACTGCATCGCAGCCGGCTCGCCCAGCGCGGCGGCAACGCGAGTCGCCGCCGCGAGGCAGGCTAGGTCGGACCTCGGTTATCAGCGCAGCGGCATTCCCAGAAGCTTTCCTCCAAACACACAACGCAGGTCTGCTCCAGACGCACCTTCAGGGCGTGCCGGGCGCGATGAAGGCGGACGGTCAGGTTGTTGACGGTCACGCCCAGATCGGCCGCAACCAGCTCCCGCGGCTCACCGGCGAGATCCACCCTTCGGATGACTTCGGCATGCTCCGGCTTCAGCAGGGACAGGTGGGTATGAAGACACTCGCAGACCGCGGCATTCGCAGCGGAATCCTGATCGGCTGCAAGACGGTCGTTGAGCTCATGCGGAAAAGGCATCTCGCGAGTCCTGCTCCTTGATGCCTGGCGGTGAAAGTCTGCGATGGACGTGGCCAGAACCCTGCTCAGCCAGCCTCGAACCGAGTCCGCATCACGAATATCGCCGGATCGCTCCAGTGCACGCAACATGAACGCCTGGAGCACCTCCTCCGCTTCCGCCTTCCCGCCAAAGCGCCGCTGCAGATAATTGCGAAGGCGATCGTAGCTGCCGACGAGGGCAGCACGAACGACTGCCTCCTGCACTTCCAGGGAGCCGGCTGTCAGCATCGGCAGATTCTCGTTCGGCGATTTCATGACCCATCGTCCTTGCATGACATTCGGTAGATCGCTTCGTTGGAGCGGGAACGCGACGGCGCGGCTGCCATCAGCCGGTGCGGCAGCCTCCCGAACAGGGGGCGCGAGCGATCGCTGCGACAGCGGCGCTCACGTGGCGACCTCTGTTTCCGCAAACCGGCGATCGCTCTTTCGGCGTTCTTCCTCTCAGCACGCAGCGTGCGGGAACAGCACCGAGGCCGGCGCCGTCACTCCGCCGCGTGTGAGGTCCTGGCGCGCATCGTCGTCATCCGCATGGCAACGTGCCTCTCGCAGACGAGTCGATCCGCGCTCGCACCTGGAGCGACGCAGTCCGGGTTTCAGGAGCTATCTCAGGCGATGGGGGGCCGGTAGTGGCGACGGAACGTGCCTTCGTCGCCGATCACGTCAGGCTGCGCTTCGCAGCGCGAGCGCGGCACGACGAACTCCGCAACGGCCGGAGCTTGCGGCCACACGGCGCTGAAGCAAAGCACCGAGCCGCAGCAGGTCGCATGCCGCTCGCCGGGCCGGTCATGGTCGTCGTCGTCGCAATCCCCGGCCATCGCAACGTCATGCGAATGTACTGCCGATCCGCCAGCGTGATCGTGCTCATGCGCATCTCCAGGCTGATCGCTCGGATGGTCGCACTGCATCACTACGTCGAGGGAGATCGAGATCGCGAGGGACGGCGTCATCGACGCGAGCAGGTAAGCGATGGCGACAAGCCATCCCCACCATCTTCGCCTTGGCTTTCGCAAGCCAATCATCCCTGCACCTGCTGTCCCGACCGGAAACATATAGCTCTGGTTGCAGTGACGGCCAACAGAAAACGACGCTCGCGGCTTCGACATTGCAAGAACGGCGATGAGAGTCGTGCGCCGTGCCAGATGCGGCGCGGAAATCAGCTCCCGATTTCTTTCGTCGAGCCCTGTAATATATTGCACCCCTCTCCGTCGCGCGACCGAATCCGTCAATGGTGCTTCATCCAGCCGACGCCTTTGATGTCGTTGAACGAGTCGGTTCTGTGACACAGAAAGCATTGATCGACCGATGCGTGCTCCTGTCCCGTGATCATCCGATCCATCATGACGAAGTGGCCCATGTAGTGGCTCGGCGGCGCCTGATGGCATTGGGCGCAGTCCCTCGAAGTCGGCGAGGGGTGCAGGAAACCGGCGATCTTCCAGGACACGAGCCCATGGCAATCCGCGCAGTCCCGTCCGAGCAATTCGCGGTGCGGCTCCCGGTTGCTGTGGCAGCTGGCACAGTCGAGCGCAGCCTTTTCCCGCCGTTCTGACTTTGGCCGGCCGAGAAACTCCTTCAGGTCCGCAGTCAGTTGATCGGCTGCGGACCGGTCGAACAACTTCGTGCCGGAGCCGGCCGCCGCGACTTGCAGCAGTGCCGCGTGGTCCATCCTGATCGGCCGCAACTCGCCCATGTGCTCGAGATGGCAGCCGGAACATTGAGTGCCCGCCGCGGCATGAAACGCCGTCGACTGCTTGGCGAGATCCGCGGCGGAAGGCGCGTGACAGGAGATACAGGCCGCTGCGTCGACGCCCCTGACCGGCGTGTGGCAGCTCTCGCATCTGTCGGACAGAAAAGCGTGCTTCCCGGACAGCGGCCCGGGCATCACAAATCTCGTCCAGCCCGGGACTAGCTCGGAGCTGCCCCGATAGAGAGCGATCGATACGACGGCCGCGCTTGCGACGGCCAGTGTCGCGACCACGGCGTAGAGCACGCCCCTGATCGTCACGCCAGCCACCGCAGCCCGTAATAGACCTCGGCCGCCACATGCACCGCCAGCAGCGCATACATGACGATCGCCGCCATGACATGCAGCCCGATCCACTTCAGGAAGATCTTCTTGATTGCTTCGCTGGATCCGATAGCCGATTCGAGATCGGAAATACCATCGACGAGTTGCAGCAGGGGCACATTCGGCAACGTCGATGCAGGCACGGCGTCCCCCTCACGGACCACACGATCGGGCGACGACATCGCCGACGCAATGTGCTCATAGGCCGACCTCAAGGTCGCCAGATGCGATTGCTGCTGGCGCAGCTCCATCGCGGTTTGCGGCAGGTAGTACCGCCCGACAAATCCGGTGACGACAACGATCAGCATGCTGGTCACCAGGGCAATCCCAAGCGGACTTTGAAACTTGTGACCGGTATGCAGAAGCGCGAAGAATGCTGCGACGATTCCGGCATAGGCGTGAAACGCCAGGAGCGTCGGCATCGACACGCCTCGCGTGACCAGGACCTTCAAACCCACGCTGTATTTCGTCATCGGATACACGAGAAGGAGAACCATCAGCACGGCCGCACCGGCCCCGAGGACAAAGCCCGCCAGGCTTCCTGCGAACCGGCTGTCGGAGTGCAGCAGGAAAGCCGGCACCAGCAGCAACAGGGCCGCCAGAACGACGTCGGCGATCAGGCGCTCTCTCCCATCCATCATGTCAGGCCTCGACGACCAGATCTCCGACCGATCTCGCCTGGCAGGCCAGGATGAGACCGTTCGCCTTATCGTCTGCGGTCAAGGCGTCCTGGACCTCCATCGTGACGTTTCCTTGCAACAGATGCGTCTTGCAGACGCCGCAGACCCCGACCCGACAGGAATAATCGATCGAAACGCCCGCGCTCTCGGCCACCTCCAGGACGCTCTTGTCCGGAGGCAGCGCCACAACCTTATCGGATGTCGCAAAGCGAATGGTGGCTGTTGCAGGACCGACTGTCGCAGCCCCTCGATTGCTCGCCTCGGCGGCCGGCATTTGCGCTTCGGCCGCGACCTTGCCGGGAGGTGGAACGGCGCCGCGGGCCGGCCCAAAGGCCTCCGTCTTGATCTGCTCGCGCGGCACGCCGAGCCCGATCAACGTCTTTCTGAGCGCGTCCATCATTCCGGGCGGACCGCACAGGTGAACGCGTCGTCTGGCGAGATCGGGCACAGCCTGCGTCAGGAACTCGGCCGTGATCTGCCCCTCGCTTCCCATCCACGACGTGCCCGCGGCCCGCACCATCGTGGCCGCGACGTGCAGATTGCTCATCCTGCGCTGAAGATATTCCAGCTCGTCCCGGAAAATGAATTGCTCGGTCGTCTGCGCGCCATAGACGAGGTAGATCTGGCCGGGCCATGCAATATCCGAGAGATACCGGATCGCCGCCATCAGCGGCGTGATACCGACCCCGCCACCGATCAGGACGACGCTGTCGGCTTCCACGCCCGTGAATGTAAAGGCGCCTGAGGGGCCCGCCACTTCAACGAGGTCTCCCTCCTTCAGGTGGCCATGCATGTAGTCGGACAGAAGCCCGCCGTCTTCGCGCTTGATCGTGGTCTCGACATAGGCGGTCTGGGCGGCGGACGATGCGATCGTGTAGGAACGCCTGACGGCCTGTCCGTCGATCTCGATGGCATAGGTCAGGAACTGTCCCGGCAGGAATGCAAACGGAATCGCGCCGCCGTCTGGTGCTTGCAGACGGAAGGTCTTCACGTTCGGTGTCTCCTGATAGATCGCGCAGATCCTCAGCTTGCCCTTCCAGGAGCGGCTCGCCTCAACCCGCCGCGGATGGCGATCTGTCTCCTGGGAGGATGTCGCCTCGGGCTTGTCGTTCGGCACGCCGGCGGCCGGCGGGGACACGAGGGGCGCGGCA
Protein-coding regions in this window:
- a CDS encoding bifunctional diguanylate cyclase/phosphodiesterase, which gives rise to MMTKYGSRLFDQVFVRSGPIRWLVVGGTLLIAAIAVGAVLMAQNFRERALRNSGRELENTVLMLAHHFDQQLQDFAVIQKDFVDHVRTIGIASAEDYRKRLSGQDIHRLLRSKIEALPYMGGVNVIDAEGNLINSSTAWPAPKVNVADRAYFRAFRYAPDAPDVLIEPVHSRISGAWTILIVRKIVGPNGEFMGVVGRGIEPANFEKFFESVVLGEGATISMLHRDGTLLARYPHSGELMGRNFRNGPFSQQRVFGLDHFAGRFVSPVDGEDRLIASHALPHFPILMMATTTRAAALTDWREQIGILISVAASSALAIAGVLIAIVRKLLEQHRLSRERLTLEKQRLDRAVNNMTQGLLLFDAEQRLVVCNQRYIEMYGLSPEVVKPGSSFHDIIAHRSATGSFTGDVDGYVARVLGDIHARNSMVVDTADGRSIHILNEPLADGGWVATHEDITERRRIEERITHLAHYDALTDLPNRAMFHEHLRQELAAITDGEAIAVHYIDIDEFKGVNDALGHLVGDELLKSVATSLSRCAGPADFVARLGGDEFAIVQGAVTSPDQVNDLVARVFQAIRAPFDCMGHHLTTDASIGIALAPGHGTVLDQILKNADLAMYAAKSAGRRTYRFFEPEMDAKVRERRQLEIDLRHAIAQGGLEGGLEVYYQPCLGLKDDRITGCEALVRWRHPERGMVSPAEFIPIAEDTGLINEIGEWVLATACRDAASWPDDIRLAVNVSPVQFKSGTLALKIMAALAASNFPASRLELEITEAVLIRDDDTALAILHQLRAIGVRIALDDFGTGYSSLSYLHRFPFDKIKIDRCFVNDIAGPDGSASIVQAVVNLAAARRMTTTAEGVETEEQQRLLRTLGCSEMQGYLFSAAKPADKVLELFALHRSRLAQRGGNASRRREAG
- a CDS encoding RNA polymerase sigma factor; protein product: MKSPNENLPMLTAGSLEVQEAVVRAALVGSYDRLRNYLQRRFGGKAEAEEVLQAFMLRALERSGDIRDADSVRGWLSRVLATSIADFHRQASRSRTREMPFPHELNDRLAADQDSAANAAVCECLHTHLSLLKPEHAEVIRRVDLAGEPRELVAADLGVTVNNLTVRLHRARHALKVRLEQTCVVCLEESFWECRCADNRGPT
- a CDS encoding class III cytochrome C family protein, which encodes MPGPLSGKHAFLSDRCESCHTPVRGVDAAACISCHAPSAADLAKQSTAFHAAAGTQCSGCHLEHMGELRPIRMDHAALLQVAAAGSGTKLFDRSAADQLTADLKEFLGRPKSERREKAALDCASCHSNREPHRELLGRDCADCHGLVSWKIAGFLHPSPTSRDCAQCHQAPPSHYMGHFVMMDRMITGQEHASVDQCFLCHRTDSFNDIKGVGWMKHH
- a CDS encoding iron reductase; this translates as MMDGRERLIADVVLAALLLLVPAFLLHSDSRFAGSLAGFVLGAGAAVLMVLLLVYPMTKYSVGLKVLVTRGVSMPTLLAFHAYAGIVAAFFALLHTGHKFQSPLGIALVTSMLIVVVTGFVGRYYLPQTAMELRQQQSHLATLRSAYEHIASAMSSPDRVVREGDAVPASTLPNVPLLQLVDGISDLESAIGSSEAIKKIFLKWIGLHVMAAIVMYALLAVHVAAEVYYGLRWLA
- a CDS encoding FAD-binding oxidoreductase codes for the protein MFGLPLRCRAGLSALVVLTSQLVANAALASDFGLGRAHPTGQVAQGWELAQAEDDHAAHHPAASGSAGGAAGAPPGGATPGMMGGMDGMMGRPRKEFYPALMEMPSLSAEQRSNLEIQARERISAETDRLAGAEMDLRHAIAGSDIVAADQAARRLRESLNAVQSGVVALRSLHEGKPPQQIAQAWFKSQMNLLPQRGAMDADDGTPGVSWFHVTTMALLVLFSLAMLAVYLARMRRANALVDRLTRAAVAPAAAAPLVSPPAAGVPNDKPEATSSQETDRHPRRVEASRSWKGKLRICAIYQETPNVKTFRLQAPDGGAIPFAFLPGQFLTYAIEIDGQAVRRSYTIASSAAQTAYVETTIKREDGGLLSDYMHGHLKEGDLVEVAGPSGAFTFTGVEADSVVLIGGGVGITPLMAAIRYLSDIAWPGQIYLVYGAQTTEQFIFRDELEYLQRRMSNLHVAATMVRAAGTSWMGSEGQITAEFLTQAVPDLARRRVHLCGPPGMMDALRKTLIGLGVPREQIKTEAFGPARGAVPPPGKVAAEAQMPAAEASNRGAATVGPATATIRFATSDKVVALPPDKSVLEVAESAGVSIDYSCRVGVCGVCKTHLLQGNVTMEVQDALTADDKANGLILACQARSVGDLVVEA